One Sparus aurata unplaced genomic scaffold, fSpaAur1.1, whole genome shotgun sequence genomic window carries:
- the LOC115578274 gene encoding zinc finger protein 429-like isoform X5, with protein MESRQSSCESVKMSKVQTLRAFMEQRLTAAAEEIFELFERTIAEYEEELCRQRKLLDAVTEPQVQLHRTDVRWSVIKDEVPPEQQECSSSLDQEEPEPPHIKEEQEELWTNQEEADLTKLHQRQSEQMETEAGGEDCGGPDSDQHLHPETEDETEVSSEPETEVSDVDWEETRKPQSDLNSQINNEVSVERPFSCSKCGKSFTRKGSLTLHMALHSGEKPFGCSECGKRFKLKGYLTSHMAIHSGERPFSCSECGKRFIQKVNLTSHMAIHSGERPFSCSECGKRFIQKGHLTSHMAKHSRERPFSCSECGKRFKRKSHLTQHMNCHTGKTV; from the exons atggagagcagACAAAGTTCGTGTGAgtcagtgaaaatgtctaaagtccaaacGCTGAGAGCTTTTATGGAGCAGCGActgactgcggctgctgaagagatatttgagctgtttgaaagaacgatagcagagtacgaggaggaactgtgtcgacAACGGAAACTACTGGACGCTGTTACCGAGCCTCAGGTCCAGTTACACAGAACAG ACGTCCGGTGGTCGGTGATCAAAGATGAGGTTCCccctgagcagcaggagtgcagctccagtctggaccaggaggaaccagaacccccacacattaaagaggaacaggaggagctcTGGACCAATCAGGAGGAGGCTGACCTCACCAAG cttcatcaaagacaatctgaacagatggagacagaagctggtggagaggactgtggaggaccAGATTCAGATCAACATTTACATCCTGAGACTGAAGACGAGACTGAAGTCTCTTctgaacctgagactgaagtcagtgatgttGACTGGGAGGAGACCCGAAAGCCTCAGTCGGATTTAAACTCTCAGATAAATAATGAAGTCTCAGTGGAGAGACCGTTTAGCTGCTCTAAATGTGGTAAAAGCTTTACACGAAAGGGAAGTCTCACATTACACATGGCCCTACACTCAGGGGAGAAACCGTTtggctgctctgaatgtggtaaaagattcaaacTAAAGGGATATCTGACGTCCCACATGGCCATACACTCAGGGGAAAGACCAtttagctgctctgaatgtggtaaaagatttatACAAAAGGTAAATCTGACGTCCCACATGGCCATACACTCAGGGGAGAGACCAtttagctgctctgaatgtggtaaaagatttatACAAAAGGGACATCTTACGTCCCACATGGCCAAACACTCAAGGGAGAGACCGtttagctgctctgaatgtggtaaaagattcaaacGAAAGTCACATCTGACACAACACATGAATTGCCACACGGGAAAAACTGtttag
- the LOC115578274 gene encoding zinc finger protein 160-like isoform X4, whose translation MESRQSSCESVKMSKVQTLRAFMEQRLTAAAEEIFELFERTIAEYEEELCRQRKLLDAVTEPQVQLHRTDVRWSVIKDEVPPEQQECSSSLDQEEPEPPHIKEEQEELWTNQEEADLTKVTFTPVPVKSDDDDDDEEKPLSSQLHQRQSEQMETEAGGEDCGGPDSDQHLHPETEDETEVSSEPETEVSDVDWEETRKPQSDLNSQINNEVSVERPFSCSKCGKSFTRKGSLTLHMALHSGEKPFGCSECGKRFKLKGYLTSHMAIHSGERPFSCSECGKRFIQKVNLTSHMAIHSGERPFSCSECGKRFIQKGHLTSHMAKHSRERPFSCSECGKRFKRKSHLTQHMNCHTGKTV comes from the exons atggagagcagACAAAGTTCGTGTGAgtcagtgaaaatgtctaaagtccaaacGCTGAGAGCTTTTATGGAGCAGCGActgactgcggctgctgaagagatatttgagctgtttgaaagaacgatagcagagtacgaggaggaactgtgtcgacAACGGAAACTACTGGACGCTGTTACCGAGCCTCAGGTCCAGTTACACAGAACAG ACGTCCGGTGGTCGGTGATCAAAGATGAGGTTCCccctgagcagcaggagtgcagctccagtctggaccaggaggaaccagaacccccacacattaaagaggaacaggaggagctcTGGACCAATCAGGAGGAGGCTGACCTCACCAAGGTCACCTTCACTCCTGTCCCTGTAaagagtgatgatgatgatgatgatgaagagaaacctctgtcctcacagcttcatcaaagacaatctgaacagatggagacagaagctggtggagaggactgtggaggaccAGATTCAGATCAACATTTACATCCTGAGACTGAAGACGAGACTGAAGTCTCTTctgaacctgagactgaagtcagtgatgttGACTGGGAGGAGACCCGAAAGCCTCAGTCGGATTTAAACTCTCAGATAAATAATGAAGTCTCAGTGGAGAGACCGTTTAGCTGCTCTAAATGTGGTAAAAGCTTTACACGAAAGGGAAGTCTCACATTACACATGGCCCTACACTCAGGGGAGAAACCGTTtggctgctctgaatgtggtaaaagattcaaacTAAAGGGATATCTGACGTCCCACATGGCCATACACTCAGGGGAAAGACCAtttagctgctctgaatgtggtaaaagatttatACAAAAGGTAAATCTGACGTCCCACATGGCCATACACTCAGGGGAGAGACCAtttagctgctctgaatgtggtaaaagatttatACAAAAGGGACATCTTACGTCCCACATGGCCAAACACTCAAGGGAGAGACCGtttagctgctctgaatgtggtaaaagattcaaacGAAAGTCACATCTGACACAACACATGAATTGCCACACGGGAAAAACTGtttag